Within Nitrospira sp. MA-1, the genomic segment CCCTCCATCGAGCTTTTACGATCTCAAATTGAAGTCTTGTAAGCTCTCATATAAATTTTTCACGTCATGGCAAAAACAAATAGCAGTCGGGCGACGAGAGTTGCCGATCAGATCCGGATGGAAGTGGCAGAGATTCTTTCCAGAAAAACTAAAGATCCACGTATCCAATTTGTGACCGTGACAGGTGTGAAGATGACGGCGGATCTCAAAATCGCACGGATATATGTGACCGCTTTGGATCAAGCCCATTTTGACCAGGTTACAGGGCCGGGTCTTAAAAGCGCTGTGGGGTTTGTTCGCACGGAATTGGGCCGGCGCTTAAATCTGCGTTATACACCGGAATTGGTTTTTTATCGTGATACGAGTGCTGAGTATGGGAACAGAATTGAAAAGTTGCTGGATTCTCTTCATGAGGAATCTGATGAAGCCGGTAAAGCTGAGGCTTCCTCCTTTCTCCATGACAAGAGCGAAAGTATAGACGGGTAATGGCACCAATGGCTTCGTGCATCGACCAGTCTAAAGGCTTGAAGGCACCGCAGGGAATGGCCTTACATGGCGTTCTGAATGTGAATAAGCCTGATGGATGGACATCGCATGATGTGGTGCAACGCCTCAGGTCGGGTTTGGGTATTCCAAAAGTCGGGCATGCGGGCACCTTGGATCCCCATGCGACGGGCGTCCTGCCGGTTTTAATTGGAAAGGGAACCAAAATTGCCCAGTATCTGTTGGGATGGGAAAAAGAGTATGGCGCCGTGCTTCAATTGGGCCAACGGACAGACACACAAGATGCTTGGGGTACGGTCTTAGAGGAATTCCCCATAGAATCTTTGACAGAGGATCGTATCCGGTCAGCCTTTGCGACGTTTCAAGGGTCTATCCAGCAAGTGCCACCAATGTACTCGGCTGTGAAAATCGGGGGGCAACCCTTGTATAAAAAAGCCAGGAAAGGTGAGACCGTTGACCGACCCGCTAAAACCGTGGTGATTCATGATTTAGAAATTCAAAGACTGAATATCCCTGAGGTCGCGTTTCGAGTGGTCTGTTCTAAGGGAACCTATGTTCGAACTCTCTGCGATGATATTGGAAACGTATTGCAGGTGGGTGGACATTTGAAATGGCTTCAGCGTCGACGGGTCGGACCTATTCATGTTGATCAGGCCCTTGAGGTAGAATCCTTGCTTGGGGGACTTGAATTTTCTCATCTGGATGGGGCATTTTTGAGTTTAGATCAGGCCTTAGAGGGGTTTCACGCTGTTGAGGTCGATAGCGATGATGCTCGAAAGGTGCTCCATGGGAATGCGATTTCCTGGGATCGTGTGGTTCACACGTTTGTGGAATCAGGAGTCTCACCCAAGGAGGGAAATATGGTGAGGGTGAAACAGAAAGATGGGCAATTGCTGGCGTTAGGGAGAGGCCCGGTTTTTCAGACAGGCAAGGGAGGTCCCGTATTAGCGATTGAAACGGTGTTTTCCTAGTTTATGAAAATTTAGGTTCGATTAAGTGGGGATAAGACGACATCCGTAGAAAGATTTTCTTACTGAACTCATGTAACCCTGAGGAACTGGAGGAGGAGTTATGGGCTTAACGAAAGAAGCAAAAACGGCGGCCATAGAATCGCATCGGATTCACGACAAGGACACGGGTTCGTCTGAAGTGCAGATTTCCGTGTTAACCAATAGAATTACGAGTCTGACTGAACATTTCAAGACACACAAAAAGGACCATCATTCCCGAAGGGGTCTTTTGCGAATGGTAAGCAAGCGAAGAAAGTTATTGGATTATTTGCGGCGTCGAGACGAGGGCAAATACCAAGCCGTGATCGCTGCACTTGGAATACGGAAATAAGACAGAATGCAGGTTTTAGGGTGAGCAGAATCAATGAGATGGGTGATAGATGCCCGGTTCTCAATGCGAAGCGAAGCCTCACACTCCATATCAATATATCCACTCAAGGATCAGAAAGGTTGAAACATGATTCATGTCGTTGAAATGGAAGTTGGTGGTCGCCCGCTTCGTTTGGAAACCGGTCGAATGGCCAAGCAGGCGGATGGTGCCGTATTGGCGACCTATGCCGATACGGTGGTGTTAGCAACGGCGGTAGCCTCAAAGACCTCGAAGCCTGACGCCGATTTCTTGCCTCTGACGGTAAATTATCAAGAAAAAGCCTACTCAGCCGGGAAAATACCAGGAGGATTTTTCAAACGGGAAGGGGCACCCAGTGAAAAAGAGGTGTTAACCAGCCGACTCATTGACCGGCCGATTCGGCCATTGATGCCGGAAGGTTACTTTTTTGAAACCCAGATCATTGTGTCCGTGCTCTCTATTGATCAGACCATGTCTTCGGACGTCATCGGTATTGTTGCCGCGTCGGCAGCAATGGCCATTTCAGACATTCCAGCCTCCGAACCTCTGGCAGGAGTGAGAATTGGACGAGTGAAGGGCCAATTCGTGGTTAATCCAGATAAGAAAGCACAGGAGGAAAGTGAGTTAAACCTCGTCGTGGCTGGAACCAAGGACGCCGTGATGATGGTCGAGGCTGGTGCGGATGGCCTTTCGGAAGACACGATGATTGACGCGATCGAACTGGCTCATCGTGAAATCAAGAATATCGTCGCCAAAATTGAAGAATTACGGGCAAAGGCGGGGAAAGTCAAACGGGTGTTGCAGGTCGAAGCCATTGACCCTGAAATTGAACAAGCCGTGCGAAAAATCGCAGCCGCTCCTATTGGTGAAGCGATGTATATCGCGGCCAAAGCGGATCGACAAGATCGATTCGCGCAAATTCTCCAGGAAGCCATTGAGGCAGTTGCCGGAGACGATGCCGATCGAAAAGCCAAGGTGAAAAAAGTATTTGCCAACTTGGAATATTCCGAAGTCCGGAGAATTATCCTGGAAACAAAGAAAAGAGCTGATGGCCGGGGTCTAGCCGACATTCGTCCGATATCCTCTGAGGCAGGGATTCTTCCTCGCACGCACGGTTCTGCGTTATTTACCAGGGGGGAAACACAGGCTTTGGCTGTGGTGACCTTGGGCACTTCAGATGATGAGCAACGGATTGATGCCTTGGAAGGCGAGTATTTCCGCTCATTTATGTTGCATTATAATTTCCCGCCTTTCAGCGTAGGTGAGGCAAAAATGCTTCGAGGGCCGGGACGGCGGGAAGTCGGGCATGGCAAGCTGGCCCAACGGGCCTTAGAGGCCGTCCTTCCTTCCAAAGAAGAATTCCCCTATACCATTCGGCTTGTCTCGGATATTCTAGAATCAAACGGGTCCTCTTCCATGGCCACGATTTGTGGTGGGGCATTAGCCATGATGGATGCGGGAGTACCCATTAAGACGCCGGTGGCAGGAATTGCGATGGGGTTAATTTTGGAACAGGGTGGCGTCGCGATTCTTTCAGATATTTTGGGTATGGAAGATCATCTGGGCGATATGGATTTCAAAGTGGCAGGAACGCGAGAGGGAGTCACAGCCCTGCAGATGGATATTAAGATTGCCGGAATTACTCCCGACCTGATGCGGCAGGCGTTGGCGCAGGCTCGTGAAGGGCGATTGCACATTCTTGGGAAAATGGATGAATGCCTGACGGTACCTCGTACCGAGCTGGCGGCTTATGCACCCCGTATCACCACGATCCAGATCAAGCAAGATAAAATCAGGGATGTCATTGGGCCTGGGGGCAAAATGATTCGTAGCATTATTGCAGACTGTGGAGTGAAGGTGAATGTGGATGACTCTGGAGTGGTCACGATTGCCGCGGTAGACGGGGAGTCGGCGCAAAAGGCCATGGATATGGTGCAGCGGATTGTTGAAGAGGCGGA encodes:
- the rbfA gene encoding 30S ribosome-binding factor RbfA, giving the protein MAKTNSSRATRVADQIRMEVAEILSRKTKDPRIQFVTVTGVKMTADLKIARIYVTALDQAHFDQVTGPGLKSAVGFVRTELGRRLNLRYTPELVFYRDTSAEYGNRIEKLLDSLHEESDEAGKAEASSFLHDKSESIDG
- the truB gene encoding tRNA pseudouridine(55) synthase TruB; translated protein: MAPMASCIDQSKGLKAPQGMALHGVLNVNKPDGWTSHDVVQRLRSGLGIPKVGHAGTLDPHATGVLPVLIGKGTKIAQYLLGWEKEYGAVLQLGQRTDTQDAWGTVLEEFPIESLTEDRIRSAFATFQGSIQQVPPMYSAVKIGGQPLYKKARKGETVDRPAKTVVIHDLEIQRLNIPEVAFRVVCSKGTYVRTLCDDIGNVLQVGGHLKWLQRRRVGPIHVDQALEVESLLGGLEFSHLDGAFLSLDQALEGFHAVEVDSDDARKVLHGNAISWDRVVHTFVESGVSPKEGNMVRVKQKDGQLLALGRGPVFQTGKGGPVLAIETVFS
- the rpsO gene encoding 30S ribosomal protein S15; translated protein: MGLTKEAKTAAIESHRIHDKDTGSSEVQISVLTNRITSLTEHFKTHKKDHHSRRGLLRMVSKRRKLLDYLRRRDEGKYQAVIAALGIRK
- the pnp gene encoding polyribonucleotide nucleotidyltransferase; the protein is MIHVVEMEVGGRPLRLETGRMAKQADGAVLATYADTVVLATAVASKTSKPDADFLPLTVNYQEKAYSAGKIPGGFFKREGAPSEKEVLTSRLIDRPIRPLMPEGYFFETQIIVSVLSIDQTMSSDVIGIVAASAAMAISDIPASEPLAGVRIGRVKGQFVVNPDKKAQEESELNLVVAGTKDAVMMVEAGADGLSEDTMIDAIELAHREIKNIVAKIEELRAKAGKVKRVLQVEAIDPEIEQAVRKIAAAPIGEAMYIAAKADRQDRFAQILQEAIEAVAGDDADRKAKVKKVFANLEYSEVRRIILETKKRADGRGLADIRPISSEAGILPRTHGSALFTRGETQALAVVTLGTSDDEQRIDALEGEYFRSFMLHYNFPPFSVGEAKMLRGPGRREVGHGKLAQRALEAVLPSKEEFPYTIRLVSDILESNGSSSMATICGGALAMMDAGVPIKTPVAGIAMGLILEQGGVAILSDILGMEDHLGDMDFKVAGTREGVTALQMDIKIAGITPDLMRQALAQAREGRLHILGKMDECLTVPRTELAAYAPRITTIQIKQDKIRDVIGPGGKMIRSIIADCGVKVNVDDSGVVTIAAVDGESAQKAMDMVQRIVEEAEIGKIYLGTVRKIVDFGAFVEILPGMDGLVHISQLAPHRVASVTDEISEGEQILVKVLEIDRQGKIRLSRKDAMAEQTDKDQLTS